CACCACCAGCGCTGGAGCGTTCTCCATCTCAGCTGCACAAGCAGAACAGGCTCGCGCTCTAGGAGATAGTGCATTTAACGCCCTGCCTGTCCCCACGCAGCAGACAATTTACGACACCACTAATGCAGCTCTTTCCACCGCAGCAGCACAGTCCGACATCACACACCATGACCTCGGCATCATCAACACCACAGTCGTGGTTGACCACTGGAATTAAACAGTCGGAGACAGATAAAGGAGATTGATCGTGGCTGATGATTGGCTCGAAGCATTGGAAAAAAGCAACGTGCAAAAGATTAAGCCTGTTGCTTTGCCCGATGTCGATGAAAAAGCAGAAGATGCACCGAAAATCGCTCCAGTAACAGCTCCAACTCGTGAAAAGAAAACTCCGTCGCCACGGACTAAGCGCACATCACGATCAACCATGGCGTTGCTGACAACGACCGGCGTACTAGTTGTGATCGGTATCGGTTCTTTAGCAGCGTTGAGCTACTTCACCGGTCAGCCTATCGCTTCTAATAATGCGCACAATGAAGTAGCAGAAACCTCGCTAGCGCAGACCTCGGAGATGCCAGGTACTTCACCACTTAAGACCTCCGACCCAGCATCGGTAGGAAATGCGTGCGATTCGTCCACACCAACGGTCGCTGAGGAAAAAACGATACGTGGCGCAATTACCGAGTTTGAAACAGCCTATTTCGCTCGTGATTCCGAGCGTCTTGTCAGCTCAACTACACAAACCAGCCCACTGCGGAAGCAAAATTGGGACACCGTGCTGGCTGAGGCCGCACCCGACGGCACCACATGGTGTGCAGAACTAGGAGCTGTCGATGACAAGACCACCACAGTCGATGTCGATCTAACGATGACCGTCCCAGGAAAACCCCCGACCACCTACCAGCAACGTGCCACCGGCGAAAACACCACTGATGGGTGGAAGCTTGTCGCACTGGAAGCCAGACAGGGATAGATCATGAACATTGGGAAAAAAGTTGCAGCAGTGGTAGCAACCACTATCTGCTTTGCTGGCAGCGGCACCACAGCTGTCCATGCCACAGAAACATCATCTCCATCAACGACTCCTTCACCATCACCGAACGCACAGTGCGCCGCGATACACCTCGTGCTGGTCAACGGCACATTTGACACCTCCGCCCAACAAGATTCCACGGTCGATCATGGCTTTGGTGCCCAAATTGCAGGGCCAGCAATGCGTAGCGCCAACGATGGCCCAGTGAAAGACCCCTCAGCAGGTATTTCTGTCGAAAAAGCACTAGAAGGAGTTACAACCTCCGCTAGTGCAACGCCTTCCACCACGTCTGAGTCCGTGGGCGATCTTGATTCCTATCAAGATCAGCTCTGGGGATCTGCACCATCATCGAGCGCACTTGCCAGTGATGTATGGACAACTACTGAAGCTGCGCCTGTCGATGAAGCTGGAATGAAAGTTGCCCGTACCTATATCACCTACCCAGCAGCAGCAGGTGGTGCCTTTATTCCAGGTCTTCCCACATCTGAGGCTGTTCCTTATGAAGAGTCTATGACAGAGGGAGCGATCAATACGGCGGCCGTAATTCAAGAAATTGACGAGACCTGCCCTGAGACAAAGATCTTCTTAGCCGGACACTCTCAAGGTGCGCAAGTGGCCTCAACTGTGGCCCGTGAAATCGGATCGGGAGCGACCTCAATTAATCCCGACAAAATCGCTGGTGTAGCACTGTTTTCCGATCCCACCCGTGCACGCGGTGCTGCCACAGTCGAGAATACCGGCCAGCAGCCTGCCCCTGTTCCAGGAACTACTGGCACAAATGTTGCCAGCGTGGGTAGCTTCACCTCACCAGATCAAAAAGAGCTCGATGGCGGTGGAATTGGTGTGGACGCCACCGGAGGGAAAGACTTTGGTGCGCTTGCAAACCGCACAGCTTCATGGTGTGCACCTGGCGATCTTGTCTGTGACCTGCCGATTTCCGGCCCATTGTCAGAATTGGTGGTTAGTACCGCACAACAGCTGGATCTGTCTGACCCGGAGAAATCACTCCAGATCATTGCTGATTCGCTCAGTCCATCAGTTGTGATGGGCGGAGTTAATGAACTGCCGTCGCAGGAATTTAGCTACGGCAACGGTGGATTCTCTGCATCAGCATCAAATGGTCGCGATACCAAGCAGCCATTGATTTCCCAGATTGCCATGGACGGTGCGACCGAAGCTCAGCCTGTTCTTGGAGACCAGTTCATTAGTGATCTTGGAAAATCCGTTGTCGGTGGGTTATCCCAGCTCGGAGGTATGGCACTAGGCACGGGCATGACCATCCTGAAAGAGGCTGTGACCGTGGAAAACATCGCCCAGGTTGCTTTAGCTGGTGTCGCCGGCCCACAAGCCGCGATGACAGCAGCAGTGGCCAGGCTTTCAGAAGCAGCAGTAAAAGTTGTCACTCCTGAGCTGGCCGTGGGTGCGGCTGAAACCGTGCTCAACGAAGTCAATATCTTAGGCGTCTCACCTAAAGGATTGAGTGAAGTTGTTGTTGAAGCCGCAGGTCATGGCGCTGCACACAACTCTTACGGCTCCCAGGTTTCAACTACTGATGGGCGCTCCGCTATTGACGCCACCGTCGATTGGATTGTTGCAGCAAGCTACGACGTCTCAGGAGAATCCACAAAAGCGCCTATGACCTCATCTGCTCCGTCAGCTCTCGCGTCCTTGAGTTTCGACACTGAGTCAGCACAGTCTGCGCTCGCAGAGGTCGCCTCCTGGCGGGCACTACAAGGAGAAGGCAAATGACTGAACCCACCCCCGCACCAACACCAAAATTAGTGCGCGTCTCCGTGTCCCATCATGGAGGACTTGCTTTAGCTTCTGAATCTCTGGCAGACCCACACCAGTGGTCGCCACTGGTGTGGCTGGTCGGTGCACATGGAGGGGCAGGTGTGAGCACACTAGCCCACTCCATTGCTCCCTGCGGTGACGCAGGACAACAATGGCCAGTTCACGACCAGTTTCCGTGGTGTGTCATTGTGGCTCGATCGACACGAAGCGGTGTGGAAGCAGCTCACGACGCAGCACTCCAGGCACAAGTAGGCAAGGCAGGTCACTGCCGAGTCCTGGGTGTCATCTTGGTTGATGACGCTCCAGGAAAAACCCCCAAGTCTGTGGAACAAAAAATCACCGTCGTGAAAAAAGTTGTTCCCATGATTTGGCGAGTTCCGTATTTCCCACAGTGGAGAGAAGT
This genomic window from Corynebacterium callunae DSM 20147 contains:
- a CDS encoding DUF6668 family protein encodes the protein MTEPTPAPTPKLVRVSVSHHGGLALASESLADPHQWSPLVWLVGAHGGAGVSTLAHSIAPCGDAGQQWPVHDQFPWCVIVARSTRSGVEAAHDAALQAQVGKAGHCRVLGVILVDDAPGKTPKSVEQKITVVKKVVPMIWRVPYFPQWREVLNDELPVWSPLDDHDDEPQQDHSVARFARKKKAPSVLEAVPAIVQTISQEMIDLAREANSHVKSF
- a CDS encoding cutinase family protein; this encodes MNIGKKVAAVVATTICFAGSGTTAVHATETSSPSTTPSPSPNAQCAAIHLVLVNGTFDTSAQQDSTVDHGFGAQIAGPAMRSANDGPVKDPSAGISVEKALEGVTTSASATPSTTSESVGDLDSYQDQLWGSAPSSSALASDVWTTTEAAPVDEAGMKVARTYITYPAAAGGAFIPGLPTSEAVPYEESMTEGAINTAAVIQEIDETCPETKIFLAGHSQGAQVASTVAREIGSGATSINPDKIAGVALFSDPTRARGAATVENTGQQPAPVPGTTGTNVASVGSFTSPDQKELDGGGIGVDATGGKDFGALANRTASWCAPGDLVCDLPISGPLSELVVSTAQQLDLSDPEKSLQIIADSLSPSVVMGGVNELPSQEFSYGNGGFSASASNGRDTKQPLISQIAMDGATEAQPVLGDQFISDLGKSVVGGLSQLGGMALGTGMTILKEAVTVENIAQVALAGVAGPQAAMTAAVARLSEAAVKVVTPELAVGAAETVLNEVNILGVSPKGLSEVVVEAAGHGAAHNSYGSQVSTTDGRSAIDATVDWIVAASYDVSGESTKAPMTSSAPSALASLSFDTESAQSALAEVASWRALQGEGK